The following proteins are co-located in the Colletotrichum lupini chromosome 4, complete sequence genome:
- a CDS encoding allantoate permease produces the protein MQGCTIPAIIGTAIIYSIPPSTSNRIGLLIAFYCTQFYLAEGNLIFSLISRNVAGQTKKSTTLAMTFIGWAAGNMTAPQIFQAADAPRYRKGFTAHFCLYVLFNIFLVLLRFLLVRRNMAKRKAAAAADPASMAAEEVEQDVGKAGAVGANDEKIEHSNAFADMTDKENPDFRYDF, from the exons ATGCAGGGATGCACAAT TCCCGCCATCATCGGCACAGCCATCATCTACAGCATCCCACCCAGCACTAGTAATCGCATCGGTCTCCTCATCGCCTTCTACTGCACCCAATTCTATCTGGCCGAGGGCAACCTCATCTTCTCCCTCATCTCGCGCAATGTCGCGGGCCAGACCAAGAAGTCGACGACGCTGGCCATGACCTTCATCGGCTGGGCCGCGGGTAACATGACGGCGCCTCAAATCTTCCAGGCCGCCGACGCCCCCCGCTACCGCAAGGGCTTCACGGCTCATTTCTGCCTCTACGTCCTCTTCAACATCTTCCTCGTCCTCCTGCGCTTCCTCCTCGTCCGTCGCAATATGGCCAAGCGCAAGGCCGCTGCTGCCGCGGACCCGGCGAGCATGGCGGCCGAGGAAGTTGAACAGGACGTCGGCAAGGCCGGGGCTGTCGGGGCTAATGACGAGAAAATTGAGCACTCGAACGCGTTTGCTGATATGACGGATAAGGAGAACCCTGACTTCAGATATGACTTCTGA